A section of the Felis catus isolate Fca126 chromosome B2, F.catus_Fca126_mat1.0, whole genome shotgun sequence genome encodes:
- the KCTD20 gene encoding BTB/POZ domain-containing protein KCTD20 isoform X2: MPANLQFPHIMALPEDIKGSCFQNGNKRNHEPFMAPERFGNSTVGFGSNVHSQAPEKVTLLVDGTRFVVNPQIFTAHPDTMLGRMFGPGREYNFTRPNEKGEYEIAEGISATVFRTVLDYYKTGIINCPDGISIPDLRDTCDYLCINFDFNTIRCQDLSALLHELSNDGAHKQFDHYLEELILPIMVGCAKKGERECHIVVLTDEDSVDWDEDHPPPMGEEYSQILYSSKLYRFFKYIENRDVAKTVLKERGLKNIRIGIEGYPTCKEKIKRRPGGRSEVIYNYVQRPFIQMSWEKEEGKSRHVDFQCVRSKSLTNLVAAGEDVLEDQEILMHHPPQVDELDRLNAPLSQMASNDFQD, from the exons ATG CCAGCAAATCTCCAGTTCCCTCACATAATGGCACTTCCCGAAGACATCAAAGGCTCCTGCTTCCAAAATGGGAATAAACGGAACCATGAACCCTTTATGGCTCCAGAACGATTTGGAAACAGCACTGTGGGCTTTGGCAGTAACGTTCATTCCCAGGCGCCAGAGAAGGTGACACTTCTTGTAGATGGCACACGTTTTGTTGTGAATCCACAAATTTTCACTGCTCATCCGGATACCATGTTGGGAAG AATGTTTGGACCAGGAAGAGAGTACAACTTCACTCGGCCCAATGAGAAGGGAGAGTATGAGATTGCTGAAGGAATCAGTGCAACTGTATTTCGAACCGTGCTG GATTATTACAAAACTGGTATCATTAATTGTCCGGATGGCATCTCTATTCCAGACCTTAGAGATACATGTGATTATCTCTGCATAAACTTTGACTTCAACACTATCAGATGTCAAGATCTGA GCGCTTTACTGCATGAACTGTCTAATGATGGTGCTCACAAGCAGTTTGACCACTACCTCGAAGAGTTGATCTTGCCCATCATGGTGGGCTGTGCCAAGAAAGGGGAGCGAGAGTGCCACATCGTCGTGCTGACGGATGAGGATTCTGTGGACTGGGATGAAGACCACCCCCCTCCCATGGGGGAGGAATATTCCCAAA ttctgTATAGCTCCAAGCTCTATAGATTCTTCAAATATATTGAGAATCGTGATGTCGCTAAAACAGTGTTAAAGGAGCGGGGCCTGAAAAACATTCGCATTGGAATTGAAG GTTATCCTACctgtaaagaaaaaattaagagaagacCTGGTGGCCGATCTGAAGTAATCTATAATTATGTGCAGCGCCCCTTTATCCAGATGTcatgggaaaaggaagaagggaagagtcGCCACGTGGATTTCCAGTGTGTCCGAAGCAAATCCCTCACTAATCTGGTGGCTGCTGGAGAAGATGTCTTAGAGGACCAGGAGATATTAATGCACCACCCACCCCAAGTGGATGAACTTGACCGGCTGAACGCCCCACTTTCTCAGATGGCTTCTAATGACTTTCAAGATTAG
- the KCTD20 gene encoding BTB/POZ domain-containing protein KCTD20 isoform X1, which yields MNVHRGSESDRLLRQEAGCLTDESPAAAQEKETNSPASSGLQNLTYPLGPRSDDLSLDYASQPANLQFPHIMALPEDIKGSCFQNGNKRNHEPFMAPERFGNSTVGFGSNVHSQAPEKVTLLVDGTRFVVNPQIFTAHPDTMLGRMFGPGREYNFTRPNEKGEYEIAEGISATVFRTVLDYYKTGIINCPDGISIPDLRDTCDYLCINFDFNTIRCQDLSALLHELSNDGAHKQFDHYLEELILPIMVGCAKKGERECHIVVLTDEDSVDWDEDHPPPMGEEYSQILYSSKLYRFFKYIENRDVAKTVLKERGLKNIRIGIEGYPTCKEKIKRRPGGRSEVIYNYVQRPFIQMSWEKEEGKSRHVDFQCVRSKSLTNLVAAGEDVLEDQEILMHHPPQVDELDRLNAPLSQMASNDFQD from the exons ATGAATGTTCACCGTGGCAGTGAGAGCGACAGGTTATTGCGGCAGGAGGCTGGCTGCCTAACGGATGAAAGCCCAGCTGCGgcacaagagaaagaaacaaatagccCGGCTTCTTCTGGTCTTCAGAACCTTACTTATCCTCTAGGCCCCAGGAGCGATG ACCTTTCACTTGACTATGCCTCTCAGCCAGCAAATCTCCAGTTCCCTCACATAATGGCACTTCCCGAAGACATCAAAGGCTCCTGCTTCCAAAATGGGAATAAACGGAACCATGAACCCTTTATGGCTCCAGAACGATTTGGAAACAGCACTGTGGGCTTTGGCAGTAACGTTCATTCCCAGGCGCCAGAGAAGGTGACACTTCTTGTAGATGGCACACGTTTTGTTGTGAATCCACAAATTTTCACTGCTCATCCGGATACCATGTTGGGAAG AATGTTTGGACCAGGAAGAGAGTACAACTTCACTCGGCCCAATGAGAAGGGAGAGTATGAGATTGCTGAAGGAATCAGTGCAACTGTATTTCGAACCGTGCTG GATTATTACAAAACTGGTATCATTAATTGTCCGGATGGCATCTCTATTCCAGACCTTAGAGATACATGTGATTATCTCTGCATAAACTTTGACTTCAACACTATCAGATGTCAAGATCTGA GCGCTTTACTGCATGAACTGTCTAATGATGGTGCTCACAAGCAGTTTGACCACTACCTCGAAGAGTTGATCTTGCCCATCATGGTGGGCTGTGCCAAGAAAGGGGAGCGAGAGTGCCACATCGTCGTGCTGACGGATGAGGATTCTGTGGACTGGGATGAAGACCACCCCCCTCCCATGGGGGAGGAATATTCCCAAA ttctgTATAGCTCCAAGCTCTATAGATTCTTCAAATATATTGAGAATCGTGATGTCGCTAAAACAGTGTTAAAGGAGCGGGGCCTGAAAAACATTCGCATTGGAATTGAAG GTTATCCTACctgtaaagaaaaaattaagagaagacCTGGTGGCCGATCTGAAGTAATCTATAATTATGTGCAGCGCCCCTTTATCCAGATGTcatgggaaaaggaagaagggaagagtcGCCACGTGGATTTCCAGTGTGTCCGAAGCAAATCCCTCACTAATCTGGTGGCTGCTGGAGAAGATGTCTTAGAGGACCAGGAGATATTAATGCACCACCCACCCCAAGTGGATGAACTTGACCGGCTGAACGCCCCACTTTCTCAGATGGCTTCTAATGACTTTCAAGATTAG